In one Corallococcus sp. EGB genomic region, the following are encoded:
- a CDS encoding right-handed parallel beta-helix repeat-containing protein, translating into MPAFGSLLLGLTLACGVETAHPAEDALDVQEARVKFAEPDPGRDIFQGRCPMTANGPTLYVSNTGPWSPSSPLGSSANPYRTIAAAVAAAVPGNIIEVRGGTYPERVVISPDTARPGTSMAPIVLRGQASARPRIVPPTDRAVGSVLNVSQPYWILQFLEVDAQSKASFGALFERNTYCSQLVRSALHRGTAGGGVVLSYANNVLISQNEIYDFSKSGADSHGVVIKDSAREVFVLENQIHETSGDSVQCQTNTGRPSYVYIENNVMHDAGENGVDIKGCDSIFIRNNTMFNFPNLTLYPWAVNSSAAEAVVLHVDPTNIQIVSNTISQAGRGVSVGSISPGTGPVDVLIRANTISDIYNFQNRGNGQGIRIVQGNRIQVLQNRVQRTVDAGLRLAADAPHVVTGLSVFDNILQDMQLFVRLGDSDDRRLMQMDRNTYQGPTGKFTATNLVWNVDFPAWRAALASEGLEQNSVRIP; encoded by the coding sequence ATGCCCGCATTCGGTTCACTCCTGCTCGGCCTGACGCTGGCCTGTGGAGTGGAGACGGCGCACCCTGCCGAGGACGCACTGGACGTCCAGGAGGCCAGGGTCAAGTTCGCGGAACCCGACCCTGGGAGGGATATCTTCCAGGGCCGTTGTCCGATGACGGCGAACGGGCCCACGTTGTACGTCTCGAACACGGGGCCGTGGAGTCCAAGCAGCCCCCTGGGCTCCTCGGCGAACCCGTACCGGACCATTGCCGCGGCGGTGGCGGCGGCGGTGCCGGGAAACATCATCGAGGTGCGTGGAGGCACCTATCCGGAGCGGGTCGTCATCAGTCCAGATACGGCGCGACCAGGCACCTCCATGGCCCCCATCGTCCTCAGGGGGCAGGCGTCAGCGCGACCGCGCATCGTCCCACCGACGGACCGCGCAGTTGGCAGCGTGCTGAATGTGAGCCAGCCCTACTGGATCCTCCAGTTCCTGGAGGTGGACGCCCAGAGCAAGGCCTCGTTCGGCGCGCTCTTCGAGCGCAATACCTATTGTTCGCAGTTGGTTCGCTCGGCGCTGCATCGGGGGACCGCCGGTGGTGGCGTCGTCCTCAGCTACGCTAACAATGTCCTCATCAGCCAGAACGAAATCTATGACTTCTCGAAGTCGGGGGCCGACTCACATGGCGTCGTGATCAAGGACAGCGCGCGGGAGGTCTTCGTTCTGGAGAACCAGATTCATGAGACCTCGGGTGACTCGGTGCAGTGCCAGACCAACACCGGCAGGCCCTCGTATGTCTATATCGAGAACAACGTCATGCACGATGCGGGCGAGAACGGCGTCGACATCAAGGGGTGCGACTCCATCTTCATCCGCAACAACACCATGTTCAACTTCCCCAACCTGACGCTCTACCCCTGGGCGGTGAACAGCTCTGCCGCGGAAGCGGTGGTGCTCCATGTGGACCCCACGAACATCCAGATTGTCTCCAACACCATCTCCCAGGCGGGCCGGGGAGTCTCGGTGGGGAGCATCAGCCCGGGGACTGGACCCGTGGACGTGTTGATCCGCGCCAACACCATCTCGGACATCTACAACTTCCAGAACCGGGGAAACGGACAGGGCATTCGCATCGTGCAGGGCAACCGGATACAGGTCCTCCAGAACCGCGTGCAGCGGACGGTGGACGCCGGGTTGCGGCTGGCGGCGGATGCGCCCCACGTGGTTACCGGGCTCTCCGTGTTCGACAACATCCTCCAGGATATGCAGTTGTTCGTGCGGTTGGGCGATAGTGATGACCGTCGCCTGATGCAGATGGACCGCAACACCTACCAGGGGCCCACCGGCAAATTCACCGCGACGAACCTGGTCTGGAACGTGGATTTCCCCGCGTGGCGTGCCGCGCTGGCCAGTGAGGGCCTCGAGCAGAACTCGGTGCGAATCCCCTGA
- a CDS encoding sigma 54-interacting transcriptional regulator, whose amino-acid sequence MSVSDRTRVDGPPGESKDKGARPDEEGQEAALHVTLPYEQARRPGDLPTVRRFRLSVVEGPGAGTAWESTADTCSVGSHPLNDFAVEDPTVSRFHCEVRIGPKGPQVKDLDSLNGVIVDGVQVVEGILRSGSLLRLGRVVLRFDFSAESNRLPLSDLTRFGTLVGTSVAMRGCFAMMERASARDVTVLLEGETGTGKSQAALAIHQASRRRDAAFLVVDCGAIPAHILESELFGHEKGSFTGAVSRRAGVFEEADGGTVFLDEIGELPPELQPKLLRVLENREIRRVGSNTYQPVDVRLIAATHRDLRAEVNAGRFRSDLFFRLAVLRIAMPSLRQRPEDLPMLVSGILESLGADPERTGALRTPEFLSRLMHAAWPGNVRELRNHLERCLVFEDALPLAEEDSRPEGSPLELDLSRPYAEQRRRVVDDFERRYLRALLEKHQGKVAQAAVTAGMDRVHFYRLLRRHGIKP is encoded by the coding sequence ATGTCTGTGTCGGATCGAACGCGCGTCGACGGGCCCCCGGGGGAGTCGAAGGACAAGGGCGCCCGCCCGGACGAAGAGGGGCAGGAGGCCGCGCTCCATGTGACGCTGCCGTACGAGCAGGCCCGCCGTCCGGGGGACCTGCCCACGGTGCGCCGCTTCCGCCTGTCCGTGGTGGAGGGCCCGGGCGCGGGCACGGCGTGGGAGTCCACGGCGGACACCTGCTCGGTGGGCTCGCACCCGCTCAACGACTTCGCGGTGGAGGACCCCACCGTGTCGCGCTTCCACTGCGAGGTGCGGATCGGGCCCAAGGGCCCGCAGGTGAAGGACCTGGACAGCCTCAACGGCGTCATCGTGGACGGCGTGCAGGTGGTGGAGGGCATCCTGCGCAGCGGCAGCCTGCTGCGCCTGGGCCGCGTGGTGCTGCGGTTCGACTTCAGCGCGGAGAGCAACCGGCTGCCGCTGTCGGACCTCACGCGCTTCGGCACGCTGGTGGGCACGTCCGTGGCCATGCGCGGCTGCTTCGCGATGATGGAGCGGGCCTCCGCGCGCGACGTCACGGTGCTCTTGGAGGGAGAGACGGGCACGGGCAAGAGCCAGGCGGCGCTCGCCATCCACCAGGCGAGCCGGCGCAGGGACGCGGCGTTCCTGGTGGTGGACTGCGGCGCCATCCCCGCGCACATCCTGGAGAGCGAGCTGTTCGGCCACGAGAAGGGCTCGTTCACCGGCGCGGTGAGCCGGCGCGCGGGCGTCTTCGAGGAGGCCGACGGCGGCACCGTCTTCCTGGACGAGATTGGCGAGCTGCCCCCGGAGCTGCAGCCCAAGCTGCTGCGCGTGCTGGAGAACCGGGAGATCCGCCGGGTGGGCAGCAACACGTACCAGCCGGTGGACGTGCGGCTCATCGCGGCCACGCACCGCGACCTGCGCGCGGAGGTGAACGCGGGCCGCTTCCGCTCGGATCTGTTCTTCCGGCTCGCGGTGCTGCGGATCGCCATGCCGTCCCTGCGCCAGCGGCCGGAGGACCTGCCCATGCTGGTGTCGGGCATCCTGGAGTCGCTGGGCGCGGATCCGGAGCGCACGGGCGCGCTGCGCACGCCGGAGTTCCTGTCGCGCCTCATGCACGCGGCGTGGCCGGGCAACGTGCGCGAATTGCGCAACCACCTGGAGCGCTGCCTCGTCTTCGAGGACGCGCTGCCCCTGGCGGAGGAGGACTCGCGCCCGGAGGGCAGCCCCCTGGAGCTGGATCTGTCTCGGCCATACGCCGAGCAGCGCCGGCGCGTGGTGGACGACTTCGAGCGGCGCTACCTGCGCGCGCTCCTGGAGAAGCACCAGGGCAAGGTGGCCCAGGCCGCCGTCACCGCGGGCATGGACCGCGTCC
- a CDS encoding HEAT repeat domain-containing protein produces MGSRTMKARLLWLSLLPGLALAQGASVPTRTACTVEGMLDEVRVAMKTGSPAYRKYARLRLKEAAIAMPPEALGRAVSQERDPAVLEAVGAALATKASNAQKPELLQPLLSRASQDADPGLRAAAVRALQGSPSVEFMAKNGDVVTYEQLVRDSAPEVRQAVVENLVTESAGIYFGHNPELAEAAVKVAVASEDPALAKRLLGEVSMEAASPEVVRKLTQQLRSEDAGLRAAAAKALGGVPGSESAGARRSLTSLYRADSDLAVRKASLEGLARLGQSGARPLLESLRGVDKRLDPEIDAWLSALKLNLQEWHLLLREKQRLSP; encoded by the coding sequence ATGGGCTCGCGAACGATGAAGGCCCGGCTGCTCTGGCTGTCGCTCCTGCCGGGGCTGGCCCTGGCGCAGGGCGCCTCCGTCCCCACCCGGACGGCCTGCACGGTGGAGGGCATGCTGGATGAGGTGCGCGTGGCCATGAAGACGGGGTCGCCCGCGTATCGCAAGTACGCGCGGCTGCGCCTGAAGGAGGCCGCCATCGCGATGCCGCCGGAGGCCCTGGGCCGGGCGGTGAGCCAGGAGCGGGACCCCGCCGTGCTGGAGGCCGTGGGCGCGGCGCTGGCCACCAAGGCGAGCAACGCGCAGAAGCCGGAGCTGCTCCAGCCGCTGCTCTCCCGCGCCAGCCAGGACGCGGACCCCGGCCTGCGCGCCGCCGCGGTGCGCGCGCTCCAGGGCTCCCCGTCCGTGGAGTTCATGGCGAAGAACGGCGACGTGGTGACCTACGAACAGCTGGTGCGCGACAGCGCTCCGGAGGTGCGGCAGGCGGTGGTGGAGAACCTGGTGACGGAGAGCGCCGGCATTTACTTCGGCCACAACCCGGAGCTGGCCGAAGCGGCGGTCAAGGTCGCGGTCGCCTCGGAGGACCCGGCGCTGGCGAAGCGCCTGCTGGGCGAGGTCTCCATGGAGGCCGCGAGCCCGGAGGTGGTGCGCAAGCTCACCCAGCAGCTGCGCTCGGAGGACGCGGGCCTGCGCGCGGCGGCGGCGAAGGCGCTGGGCGGCGTGCCGGGCTCCGAGTCCGCGGGCGCGCGCCGCTCGCTCACCTCGCTGTACCGCGCCGACAGCGACCTGGCGGTGCGCAAGGCGTCGCTGGAGGGGCTGGCGAGGCTGGGCCAGTCCGGCGCCCGGCCGCTGCTGGAGTCCCTGCGCGGCGTGGACAAGCGCCTGGATCCGGAGATCGACGCGTGGCTGTCCGCGCTCAAGCTGAACCTCCAGGAGTGGCACCTGCTCCTGAGGGAGAAGCAGCGCCTGTCGCCCTGA
- a CDS encoding HEAT repeat domain-containing protein, translating to MSSRPLFKVALAGLVLLVALGVVWWRGSTTTDDAGPPSPVAATPSAPLAATGNAAVVPPASAARPGPREEIPMPGCWEGLAALDQSATLESLHAAVAAAIQARDTALVAYLQERLTELVGNDPERALQLVAWAVKAAPPEPAIYLEALKAAPAVRHPRVTEKLLSVAEDRSLATPDRASALDALETQHRFTPETRGRLKAIALDDSADSAAWVATRTLGRVMKEDYERTGTYAPYWKDLLDIGTTSDDTAVRLLALEMPSYSDPLIDSGSIDALAKVMRTDRERDVREMAAFRLAVTEDPQKALAAYRDAFDGEHDLCVRWALLRFAVRAAGADALPLVEDFARKDPRLRQDYLDFKALYATGTTDFTRIWLGKKEHHDCVVEEGAPH from the coding sequence ATGTCCTCCCGTCCCCTCTTCAAGGTCGCGCTCGCCGGCCTCGTCCTCCTCGTCGCCCTGGGCGTCGTGTGGTGGCGGGGCTCGACCACGACCGATGACGCCGGTCCTCCATCACCTGTCGCGGCGACGCCCTCCGCGCCCCTGGCCGCCACCGGGAACGCCGCGGTCGTGCCTCCTGCCTCCGCCGCGCGCCCCGGCCCTCGCGAGGAGATCCCCATGCCCGGATGCTGGGAGGGGCTGGCGGCGTTGGACCAGTCCGCGACGCTGGAGTCGCTGCACGCCGCCGTGGCCGCCGCCATCCAGGCGCGCGACACCGCGCTGGTGGCCTACCTCCAGGAGCGCCTGACGGAGCTCGTGGGAAATGATCCGGAGCGCGCGCTGCAACTGGTGGCGTGGGCGGTGAAGGCCGCGCCGCCGGAGCCGGCCATCTACCTGGAGGCCCTCAAGGCCGCGCCCGCCGTGCGCCATCCGCGCGTCACGGAGAAGCTGCTGTCGGTGGCCGAGGACCGGTCGCTGGCCACGCCGGACCGCGCCTCCGCGCTGGACGCGCTGGAGACGCAGCACCGCTTCACGCCGGAGACGCGGGGCCGGCTCAAGGCCATCGCGCTGGATGACTCCGCGGACTCCGCCGCGTGGGTGGCCACGCGCACGCTGGGCCGGGTGATGAAGGAGGACTACGAGCGCACCGGCACGTATGCGCCGTACTGGAAGGACCTGCTGGACATCGGCACCACGTCCGACGACACGGCGGTGCGGCTGCTCGCGCTGGAGATGCCGTCGTACTCCGATCCGCTCATCGACTCGGGCTCCATCGACGCGCTGGCCAAGGTGATGCGCACCGACCGGGAGCGCGACGTGCGGGAGATGGCCGCCTTCCGGCTCGCCGTCACCGAAGACCCGCAGAAGGCCCTCGCCGCGTACCGCGACGCCTTCGACGGAGAGCACGACCTGTGCGTGCGCTGGGCCTTGCTTCGCTTCGCGGTGCGCGCGGCCGGCGCGGACGCCCTGCCCCTGGTGGAGGACTTCGCTCGCAAGGACCCGCGCCTGCGGCAGGACTACCTGGACTTCAAGGCGCTGTACGCCACCGGCACGACGGACTTCACGCGCATCTGGCTGGGCAAGAAGGAACACCACGACTGCGTGGTCGAGGAAGGAGCGCCGCACTGA
- a CDS encoding peptidase M23: MKLKTLLSAGVALAAAAWAGPGTAATANGPICDTAAWVNSTTYYNCTGSSHTALDVGNSSCGEWNHRGMLVGNYYYYYYGGCAAACYGSTCNGGAGNYYVVSGANGWDFRQLHFYANVSSGTKTCDRCALGLVGGTGSATGPHSHSDNRQYGTRMSAWYTSVGTTCGTNAYCNNRLGVPTL; the protein is encoded by the coding sequence CCGGGGTGGCGCTGGCCGCCGCGGCGTGGGCGGGTCCGGGAACGGCCGCCACGGCGAACGGCCCCATTTGCGACACGGCGGCCTGGGTGAACTCGACGACCTATTACAACTGCACCGGGAGCAGCCACACGGCGCTCGACGTGGGCAACAGCTCCTGCGGCGAGTGGAACCACCGCGGCATGCTGGTGGGCAACTACTACTATTACTACTACGGCGGCTGCGCGGCGGCCTGCTACGGCTCCACCTGCAACGGCGGAGCGGGCAACTACTACGTGGTGTCCGGCGCGAACGGCTGGGACTTCCGCCAGCTGCACTTCTACGCCAACGTCAGCTCCGGCACGAAGACGTGCGACCGCTGCGCGCTGGGGCTCGTGGGCGGCACGGGCAGCGCCACGGGTCCACACTCGCACTCGGACAACCGGCAGTACGGCACGCGCATGTCGGCCTGGTACACGAGCGTCGGCACCACGTGCGGCACCAACGCCTACTGCAACAACCGGCTGGGCGTTCCCACGCTGTAG
- a CDS encoding ZIP family metal transporter translates to MSDSGFGSSTLALALVGSAVTVLSTSLGALPALATGNITQRSKDVLMGFSAGVMLAATSFSLVVPAIHLAEARTSSRFVPALVVGGSMLVGGLFLHLCNRFIPHEHFIKGQEGNAEAVQMKRIWLFVLAIALHNFPEGLAVGTGVGSRSMTIALPILVGIGLQDIPEGFVVALALMGVAYSRKQAALVALYTGLVEGVAALVGFFATSFASGVLPWALAFAGGSMLYVVSDEMIPESHRQEYAKEATAGLMVGFVLMMFLDVTLS, encoded by the coding sequence ATGTCCGACAGCGGTTTCGGCTCGTCCACCCTCGCCCTGGCGCTCGTTGGCAGCGCCGTCACCGTCCTCTCCACCAGCCTGGGCGCGCTCCCCGCCCTGGCCACCGGCAACATCACCCAGCGCTCCAAGGACGTGCTGATGGGCTTCAGCGCGGGCGTGATGCTCGCGGCCACGTCCTTCTCGCTCGTCGTGCCGGCCATCCACCTGGCGGAGGCGCGCACCTCGTCGCGCTTCGTCCCGGCGCTGGTGGTGGGGGGCAGCATGCTGGTGGGCGGGCTGTTCCTGCACCTGTGCAACCGCTTCATCCCCCACGAGCACTTCATCAAGGGCCAGGAGGGCAACGCGGAGGCGGTGCAGATGAAGCGCATCTGGCTGTTCGTGCTGGCCATCGCGCTGCACAACTTCCCGGAGGGGCTGGCCGTGGGCACCGGCGTGGGAAGCCGCTCCATGACCATCGCGCTGCCCATCCTCGTGGGCATCGGGCTGCAGGACATCCCGGAGGGCTTCGTCGTCGCGCTGGCGCTGATGGGGGTGGCGTACAGCCGCAAGCAGGCGGCGCTGGTGGCGCTCTACACCGGGCTGGTGGAGGGGGTGGCCGCGCTGGTGGGCTTCTTCGCCACGTCGTTCGCTTCGGGCGTGCTGCCGTGGGCGCTCGCGTTCGCGGGCGGGTCCATGCTGTACGTCGTCAGCGACGAGATGATCCCCGAGAGCCACCGCCAGGAGTACGCGAAGGAGGCCACCGCCGGGCTGATGGTGGGCTTCGTGCTGATGATGTTCCTGGACGTGACGCTCAGCTGA